A single Mytilus trossulus isolate FHL-02 chromosome 12, PNRI_Mtr1.1.1.hap1, whole genome shotgun sequence DNA region contains:
- the LOC134692748 gene encoding collagen alpha-1(X) chain-like isoform X1: MITCPTIVIFIAIYLPFIACSSQTCVRDIIDDFEQMKVDVARSKAAVKTAFFAALTPHFTLTGINAVLEFDDVKVNRGEAYDPSTGVFTARVPGLYHFSCMLLANHGAVVHYQLNKNDQPYILGYSHRGLAADSSTISAVMELAAGDRVFIKHRARASEVVFGAAHTSFSGYSIAP, translated from the exons ATGATTACGTGTCCAACGATCGTCATTTTCATAGCCATATATTTGCCCTTCATAGCGTGCAGTTCACAAACATGTGTTAGAGACATAATAGATGATTTTGAACAAATGAAAGTGGACGTGGCAAGGTCTAAAG cAGCAGTCAAGACCGCATTTTTTGCTGCACTTACTCCGCATTTTACATTAACTGGAATAAATGCGGTTTTGGAATTCGATGACGTGAAAGTGAATAGAGGTGAAGCATATGATCCATCAACTGGCGTGTTTACAGCAAGGGTTCCAGGACTATACCATTTTTCATGTATGCTTTTGGCTAATCATGGTGCCGTAGTACATTACCAACTGAACAAGAATGATCAGCCATATATTCTAGGTTACTCGCATAGAGGACTAGCTGCAGACTCGAGTACAATTAGTGCTGTGATGGAGCTAGCAGCTGGAGATCGAGTATTCATCAAGCATAGAGCTAGAGCTTCAGAAGTTGTGTTTGGGGCAGCTCACACGTCCTTTTCTGGATATTCCATAGCACcttga
- the LOC134692748 gene encoding collagen alpha-1(X) chain-like isoform X2 — MITCPTIVIFIAIYLPFIACSSQTCVRDIIDDFEQMKVDVARSKAVKTAFFAALTPHFTLTGINAVLEFDDVKVNRGEAYDPSTGVFTARVPGLYHFSCMLLANHGAVVHYQLNKNDQPYILGYSHRGLAADSSTISAVMELAAGDRVFIKHRARASEVVFGAAHTSFSGYSIAP, encoded by the exons ATGATTACGTGTCCAACGATCGTCATTTTCATAGCCATATATTTGCCCTTCATAGCGTGCAGTTCACAAACATGTGTTAGAGACATAATAGATGATTTTGAACAAATGAAAGTGGACGTGGCAAGGTCTAAAG CAGTCAAGACCGCATTTTTTGCTGCACTTACTCCGCATTTTACATTAACTGGAATAAATGCGGTTTTGGAATTCGATGACGTGAAAGTGAATAGAGGTGAAGCATATGATCCATCAACTGGCGTGTTTACAGCAAGGGTTCCAGGACTATACCATTTTTCATGTATGCTTTTGGCTAATCATGGTGCCGTAGTACATTACCAACTGAACAAGAATGATCAGCCATATATTCTAGGTTACTCGCATAGAGGACTAGCTGCAGACTCGAGTACAATTAGTGCTGTGATGGAGCTAGCAGCTGGAGATCGAGTATTCATCAAGCATAGAGCTAGAGCTTCAGAAGTTGTGTTTGGGGCAGCTCACACGTCCTTTTCTGGATATTCCATAGCACcttga